Proteins from one Streptomyces genisteinicus genomic window:
- a CDS encoding MarR family winged helix-turn-helix transcriptional regulator translates to MKDMENRTPPPLDLADVPDEEFLRLDRQICFSLHTASRAFNGVYRTALKDLGLTYPQYLAMLVLWEHGELSVKDIGDRLHLDSGTLSPLLKRLETAGHVERRRSAEDERSVTVRPTAAGAALRARALGVPRRIAEATGLPLERIGALRAELDALTAHLTGRAPAPGEGAGCGA, encoded by the coding sequence ATGAAGGACATGGAGAACCGGACGCCGCCCCCGCTCGACCTCGCGGACGTCCCCGACGAAGAATTCCTCCGCCTCGACCGCCAGATCTGCTTCTCCCTGCACACGGCGTCCCGGGCGTTCAACGGCGTCTACCGCACGGCCCTGAAGGACCTCGGCCTCACCTATCCGCAGTACCTGGCCATGCTGGTGCTGTGGGAGCACGGCGAACTGTCCGTCAAGGACATCGGCGACCGCCTCCACCTCGACTCCGGCACCCTCTCGCCGCTGCTCAAGCGCCTGGAGACGGCCGGACACGTGGAGCGCCGGCGCAGCGCCGAGGACGAGCGCTCGGTCACCGTGCGCCCCACGGCGGCCGGCGCGGCGCTGCGCGCCCGCGCGCTGGGGGTGCCCCGCCGGATCGCCGAGGCCACCGGTCTGCCGCTGGAGCGGATCGGCGCCCTGCGCGCCGAGCTGGACGCCCTCACGGCACACCTCACCGGCCGTGCGCCGGCTCCCGGAGAGGGTGCGGGGTGCGGTGCCTGA
- a CDS encoding organic hydroperoxide resistance protein, which produces MDALYTAVATANGREGRAVSSDGHIDLPLAFPAALGGDGRGTNPEQLFAAGYAACFASAMGAIGRQEKIDVKDASVTAEVSIGKDDDGGFALSVIMRVELPDHLQGEPGRALLEKTHAYCPYSKATRGNLPVELVVE; this is translated from the coding sequence ATGGACGCGCTGTACACCGCTGTCGCCACCGCCAACGGACGCGAGGGCCGCGCCGTCAGCTCCGACGGCCACATCGACCTGCCGCTGGCCTTCCCCGCGGCCCTCGGCGGCGACGGCCGGGGCACCAACCCCGAGCAGCTGTTCGCGGCCGGCTACGCCGCCTGCTTCGCCAGCGCGATGGGCGCCATCGGCCGCCAGGAGAAGATCGACGTCAAGGACGCCTCCGTCACCGCGGAGGTCTCCATCGGCAAGGACGACGACGGCGGCTTCGCGCTCTCCGTGATCATGCGCGTCGAGCTGCCGGACCACCTCCAGGGCGAGCCGGGCCGCGCGCTGCTGGAGAAGACCCACGCCTACTGCCCGTACTCCAAGGCGACCCGTGGCAACCTGCCGGTCGAGCTCGTCGTGGAGTGA
- a CDS encoding PPK2 family polyphosphate kinase, which yields MARNGDGQGSGREPDGTARHERARASGRRGTRKRAPGPERKKTARADAPLSALLRVPPGRPVDLSSYDPRATPGGPPDKAAALAETALAGRRLSDLQERLYAAGTAGDRRRLLVVLQGMDTSGKGGTVKHVAGFLNPAGCRITAFGTPTAEELGHPFLWRVMRALPGPGEIGIFDRSHYEDVLIARVRRLVPRERIDRRYDQINRFEESLAEDGVTLVKIFLHIGPEEQRERLLRRLDDPRKRWKFDPADIGERARWPAYRKACERVLTRCSTAAAPWFVVPADRKWYRNWAVCRLLVEHLEALDPRFPEAGYDVAKCREFLLAGA from the coding sequence GTGGCCAGGAACGGCGACGGGCAGGGCTCCGGGCGGGAGCCGGACGGCACCGCGCGGCACGAGCGGGCACGGGCGTCCGGGCGCAGGGGCACACGGAAGCGGGCGCCCGGGCCGGAGCGGAAGAAGACGGCACGCGCGGACGCGCCGCTCTCGGCGCTGCTGCGGGTGCCGCCGGGCAGGCCGGTCGACCTCTCCTCGTACGACCCCCGCGCGACACCGGGCGGGCCGCCGGACAAGGCGGCCGCCCTCGCGGAGACCGCCCTGGCGGGACGGCGCCTCTCCGACCTCCAGGAGCGGCTGTACGCGGCGGGCACCGCGGGCGACCGGAGACGTCTGCTGGTGGTGCTCCAGGGCATGGACACCAGCGGCAAGGGCGGCACCGTCAAGCACGTGGCCGGGTTCCTCAACCCGGCGGGCTGCCGGATCACGGCGTTCGGGACGCCGACGGCGGAGGAGCTCGGGCACCCCTTCCTGTGGCGGGTGATGCGCGCGCTTCCCGGCCCCGGGGAGATCGGCATCTTCGACCGCTCGCACTACGAGGACGTCCTCATCGCCCGGGTCCGGCGGCTGGTGCCCCGCGAACGGATCGACCGCCGCTACGACCAGATCAACCGCTTCGAGGAGTCCCTCGCCGAGGACGGCGTCACCCTCGTCAAGATCTTTCTGCACATCGGCCCCGAGGAGCAGCGCGAGCGTCTGCTGCGGCGCCTGGACGACCCGCGCAAGCGGTGGAAGTTCGACCCGGCCGACATCGGCGAGCGCGCGAGGTGGCCGGCGTACCGGAAGGCCTGTGAGCGCGTGCTGACGCGCTGCTCGACGGCCGCCGCCCCGTGGTTCGTGGTGCCCGCCGACCGCAAGTGGTACCGGAACTGGGCGGTGTGCCGACTGCTGGTGGAGCATCTCGAGGCACTGGACCCGCGCTTCCCGGAGGCGGGGTACGACGTGGCGAAGTGCCGGGAGTTCCTGCTGGCGGGCGCCTGA
- a CDS encoding alkaline phosphatase PhoX — MTATRRQALAGAGAVGASIAFSGAFTELFAGTAAARGHGGYGPLVPDPAGLLDLPEGFRYTVLSRQGQPLRSGEGPVPSNFDGMAAFRSGRGHTVLVRNHENRYNGRIGVPVVEGLTYDPMARGGCTALELDGRNNVLSERVAIAGTAVNCAGGPTPWGTWLTCEETEDRAGTNGYTKDHGFIFEVDGADPHRTGAVPLTAMGRFQHEAIAVDPSTGIVYETEDAFEQPFGLFYRFLPDRPLGGTGSLRAGGHLQAMRVPGVPDLSRIQETGARFDRVEWVPVPDSQATTTPIRHQDFGRKGVTHAQKLEGCYWGGRSVYFVSSYARSAEGSAGDHFGQVWRYEPHRRRLTLVVVFGPGTDVQLPGESPDNICLAPSGGLMVAEDGDGAQHVYGVTKRGEVYAMARNRQNTGTPADPTWGEFAGVSFSPDDATMYVNVYNPGTTFAVTGPWH, encoded by the coding sequence ATGACCGCAACACGACGTCAAGCACTGGCCGGAGCCGGCGCGGTGGGCGCATCGATCGCCTTCAGCGGCGCGTTCACCGAACTCTTCGCCGGGACCGCCGCCGCGCGGGGCCACGGGGGCTACGGGCCCCTGGTGCCCGACCCGGCGGGTCTGCTCGACCTGCCGGAAGGTTTCCGCTACACGGTCCTCTCCCGCCAGGGCCAGCCGCTGCGCTCCGGCGAGGGCCCGGTGCCCAGCAACTTCGACGGCATGGCCGCGTTCCGCAGCGGCCGCGGGCACACCGTCCTCGTCCGCAACCACGAGAACCGGTACAACGGAAGGATCGGCGTCCCCGTCGTCGAGGGTCTCACCTACGACCCGATGGCCAGAGGCGGCTGTACCGCACTCGAACTCGACGGCCGGAACAACGTCCTGTCCGAGCGGGTCGCCATCGCCGGCACCGCCGTCAACTGCGCGGGCGGGCCCACCCCTTGGGGCACCTGGCTGACCTGCGAGGAGACCGAGGACCGGGCCGGGACGAACGGCTACACCAAGGACCACGGGTTCATCTTCGAGGTGGACGGCGCCGACCCCCACCGCACCGGCGCGGTGCCGCTGACCGCGATGGGCCGCTTCCAGCACGAGGCGATCGCGGTCGACCCGTCGACGGGGATCGTGTACGAGACCGAGGACGCGTTCGAGCAGCCCTTCGGCCTGTTCTACCGGTTCCTTCCCGACAGGCCGCTGGGCGGCACCGGTTCGCTGCGGGCCGGGGGCCACCTCCAGGCCATGCGGGTCCCTGGGGTGCCCGACCTGTCGCGGATCCAGGAGACCGGCGCGCGGTTCGACCGGGTCGAGTGGGTGCCGGTGCCCGACAGCCAGGCCACCACGACGCCCATCCGGCACCAGGACTTCGGCCGCAAGGGCGTCACCCACGCCCAGAAGCTGGAGGGCTGCTACTGGGGCGGGCGATCGGTCTACTTCGTCTCCAGCTACGCCCGCAGCGCCGAGGGCTCCGCCGGGGACCACTTCGGACAGGTGTGGCGGTACGAGCCGCACCGGCGGCGGCTGACGCTGGTCGTCGTGTTCGGCCCCGGCACCGACGTCCAGCTGCCCGGCGAGTCCCCCGACAACATCTGCCTGGCGCCCAGCGGGGGCCTGATGGTGGCGGAGGACGGCGACGGCGCCCAGCACGTCTACGGCGTGACCAAGCGCGGGGAGGTGTACGCGATGGCCCGCAACCGGCAGAACACCGGGACGCCCGCCGATCCCACCTGGGGCGAGTTCGCGGGCGTCTCGTTCTCCCCGGACGACGCCACGATGTACGTGAACGTCTACAACCCCGGCACCACCTTCGCGGTCACCGGCCCCTGGCACTGA
- a CDS encoding OsmC family protein: protein MATTRQAHTVWEGNLLEGKGVVTLDSSGIGEYPVSWPSRAEAANGKTSPEELIAAAHSSCYSMALSHALAGAGNPPSRLETKADVTFQPGEGITGIHLTVVGEVPGLDADAFAKAAEDAKANCPVSQALTGTTITLTASLA from the coding sequence ATGGCTACCACGCGCCAGGCGCACACCGTTTGGGAAGGCAACCTGCTCGAGGGCAAGGGTGTGGTCACTCTCGACTCCTCCGGCATCGGCGAGTACCCGGTCTCCTGGCCCTCCCGCGCCGAGGCGGCGAACGGGAAGACCAGCCCCGAGGAGCTCATCGCGGCCGCCCACTCCTCCTGCTACTCGATGGCCCTGTCCCACGCCCTCGCGGGCGCCGGCAACCCGCCGTCGCGTCTGGAGACCAAGGCGGACGTCACCTTCCAGCCGGGCGAGGGCATCACCGGCATCCACCTGACCGTCGTGGGCGAGGTCCCCGGCCTCGACGCGGACGCCTTCGCCAAGGCCGCCGAGGACGCCAAGGCGAACTGCCCCGTCAGCCAGGCGCTGACCGGCACGACGATCACGCTGACCGCGTCGCTCGCCTGA
- the zapE gene encoding cell division protein ZapE, protein MTDAAPLSLCAREPHVPADRLVAEMVPPPRFDAVRFDTYVPDPGQPSQMEAVKVLGDFAAGLGGAHASGGGRRRWFARKPAAPSGPRGVYLDGGYGVGKTHLLASLWHATPAEPALKAFGTFVELTNLVGALGFQQTVRTLSGHRLLCIDEFELDDPGDTVLVSSLLARLVDEGVALAATSNTLPGKLGEGRFAAADFLREIQGLSAHFRPLRIDGEDYRHRGLPAAPDPYPADDVTRAAYATEGASLDDFPMLLEHLARVHPSRYGALTDGIRAVCLTDVRPVPDQSTALRLVVLADRLYDREVPVLAAGLPFDRLFSDEMLNGGYRKKYFRAISRLTALARDAKPLIAQ, encoded by the coding sequence ATGACCGACGCCGCCCCCCTCTCGCTCTGCGCGCGCGAGCCGCACGTCCCCGCCGACCGTCTGGTCGCGGAGATGGTGCCTCCGCCGCGCTTCGACGCGGTGCGCTTCGACACCTACGTGCCCGACCCGGGGCAGCCCAGCCAGATGGAGGCCGTCAAGGTCCTCGGCGACTTCGCCGCCGGGCTCGGCGGCGCCCACGCGAGCGGCGGCGGCAGGCGGCGCTGGTTCGCGAGGAAGCCCGCCGCCCCCTCCGGCCCGCGCGGGGTCTACCTCGACGGCGGCTACGGCGTCGGCAAGACCCATCTGCTGGCGTCGCTGTGGCACGCGACGCCCGCCGAGCCGGCGCTCAAGGCCTTCGGCACGTTCGTGGAGCTGACCAATCTGGTCGGTGCGCTCGGCTTCCAGCAGACCGTGCGGACGCTGAGCGGGCACCGGCTGCTGTGCATCGACGAGTTCGAACTGGACGACCCGGGCGACACCGTCCTCGTCTCCTCTCTCCTGGCCCGGCTGGTCGACGAGGGCGTCGCGCTGGCCGCGACCTCCAACACCCTGCCGGGCAAGCTGGGCGAGGGCCGTTTCGCGGCCGCCGACTTCCTGCGCGAGATCCAGGGCCTGTCCGCGCACTTCCGGCCGCTGCGGATCGACGGCGAGGACTACCGCCACCGCGGGCTGCCCGCCGCGCCCGACCCGTACCCGGCCGACGACGTCACGAGGGCGGCGTACGCCACCGAGGGCGCCTCGCTCGACGACTTCCCGATGCTGCTGGAACACCTGGCCCGGGTCCACCCGAGCCGCTACGGCGCGCTCACCGACGGCATACGCGCGGTCTGCCTGACCGACGTCCGCCCGGTGCCCGACCAGTCGACGGCGCTGCGCCTCGTCGTCCTCGCCGACCGGCTCTACGACCGCGAGGTGCCCGTGCTCGCCGCGGGCCTCCCGTTCGACCGGCTGTTCAGCGACGAGATGCTGAACGGCGGCTACCGCAAGAAGTATTTCCGGGCGATCTCCCGGCTGACGGCCCTGGCACGCGACGCAAAGCCCTTGATCGCCCAGTAG
- a CDS encoding pyrimidine reductase family protein, translating to MRRLFPVTDQTLTAGESEDREWSLDELAAAYAYPDGDGVWLRANMVSSLDGAAHHDGRSQGISSAADMRIFGTLRGLADAVVVGAQTVRAEGYRPARAREAFAARRAAAGQGPAPVIAVVSSSLDLDFSLPLFTEPLVPTLVLTGAGALPGRVAAAERAGVEVVAAGDGAGVDPGRAVEALAGRGLVRLLTEGGPRLLGQFTAAGVLDELCLTVSPAMTAGEAQRIAWGPATADPVRFALASVLEDAGFLFTRYRRAAAPSA from the coding sequence ATGCGACGCCTGTTCCCTGTGACCGACCAGACACTCACCGCCGGGGAGTCCGAGGACCGGGAGTGGTCCCTGGACGAGCTGGCCGCGGCGTACGCGTACCCGGACGGGGACGGCGTGTGGCTGCGCGCCAACATGGTCTCCTCGCTCGACGGCGCGGCCCACCACGACGGGCGCTCGCAGGGCATCTCCTCCGCCGCCGACATGCGGATCTTCGGCACCCTGCGGGGCCTGGCCGACGCCGTCGTGGTGGGTGCGCAGACGGTGCGGGCCGAGGGCTACCGCCCCGCGCGCGCCCGTGAGGCGTTCGCCGCCCGGAGGGCCGCGGCGGGGCAGGGGCCGGCGCCGGTGATCGCGGTCGTCAGCTCCTCCCTCGACCTGGACTTCTCCCTCCCGCTGTTCACCGAGCCGCTGGTGCCCACCCTGGTGCTGACGGGGGCCGGCGCCCTTCCCGGCCGGGTGGCGGCGGCGGAGCGGGCCGGCGTCGAGGTGGTGGCGGCCGGGGACGGGGCCGGCGTGGACCCCGGCCGGGCGGTGGAGGCGCTGGCGGGCCGGGGGCTCGTGCGGCTGCTCACCGAGGGCGGACCGCGACTGCTGGGCCAGTTCACGGCGGCGGGGGTGCTGGACGAGCTCTGTCTGACCGTGTCGCCTGCCATGACGGCGGGGGAGGCGCAGCGGATCGCCTGGGGCCCGGCGACGGCCGACCCCGTGCGCTTCGCGCTGGCATCGGTCCTGGAGGACGCGGGATTCCTCTTCACCCGCTACCGCCGGGCGGCCGCACCGTCCGCGTGA
- a CDS encoding indole-3-glycerol phosphate synthase — protein MFTSVLMIEKPLTGEDVEFLTTLHGDEEVSFVVLMQPRGDQADVLLRAIDDVALGELKEAVREGDEPEGADAKAPAERGLAVSLAALRAAGCDARGQVVEDHPLARLKDMVEEAGADEVIVLTEPHYVEEFFHRDWASRARHKVGVPVLKLFAHNE, from the coding sequence GTGTTCACAAGCGTACTGATGATCGAGAAGCCCCTGACCGGCGAAGACGTGGAGTTCCTCACCACCCTGCACGGCGACGAGGAGGTGTCCTTCGTCGTCCTGATGCAGCCCAGGGGAGACCAGGCGGACGTGCTGCTGCGCGCCATCGACGACGTGGCGCTGGGCGAGCTGAAGGAGGCCGTGCGCGAGGGCGATGAACCGGAGGGCGCCGACGCGAAGGCCCCCGCCGAGCGCGGACTCGCCGTCTCGCTCGCCGCGCTGCGTGCGGCGGGATGCGACGCGAGAGGCCAGGTCGTCGAGGACCACCCGCTCGCGAGACTCAAGGACATGGTCGAGGAGGCCGGCGCCGACGAGGTGATCGTCCTGACCGAGCCGCACTACGTGGAGGAGTTCTTCCACCGCGACTGGGCGTCGCGCGCCCGCCACAAGGTCGGCGTCCCGGTGCTCAAGCTCTTCGCCCACAACGAGTGA
- the murC gene encoding UDP-N-acetylmuramate--L-alanine ligase yields MAPAVPSAMERPHFIGIGGAGMSGIAKILAQRGAKVAGSDAKESATAESLRALGATVHIGHAAAHLADDASCVVVSSAIRADNPELVRAAELGVPVVHRSDALASLMTGLRSIAVAGTHGKTTTTSMLAVALTTLGLDPSYAIGGDLEGPGTNARHGEGDIFVAEADESDRSFHKYDPDVAIVLNAELDHHANYASMDEIYESFETFTGKIVPGGTLVVCADQPGAVELTRRVRGLPSLRVVTYGEHEDADVRVHRITPRGLTSEVTVLLDGRFLTFTVSVPGRHYALNAVAALAAGVALGIPAHNLASALGSYTGVKRRLQLKGEAAGVQVIDSYAHHPTEMTADLEAMRSAAGGSRLLVVFQPHLFSRTQELGKEMGDALALADASVVLDIYPAREDPIPGVTSELIIDAAKAAGARVTAVHEKADVPEVVAGMAEPGDLVLTMGAGDVTDLGPAVLARLAG; encoded by the coding sequence ATGGCACCCGCCGTCCCCAGCGCCATGGAGCGCCCGCACTTCATCGGCATCGGCGGCGCCGGAATGTCGGGCATCGCGAAGATCCTCGCCCAGCGCGGGGCCAAGGTGGCGGGCAGCGACGCCAAGGAGTCCGCCACCGCCGAGTCGCTGCGCGCGCTCGGCGCCACCGTCCACATCGGGCACGCCGCCGCGCACCTCGCCGACGACGCGAGCTGTGTCGTCGTGTCCAGCGCCATCCGCGCCGACAACCCGGAACTGGTGCGCGCCGCCGAGCTCGGCGTGCCGGTCGTCCACCGCTCCGACGCGCTCGCCTCTCTGATGACCGGCCTGCGCTCCATCGCCGTCGCCGGCACCCACGGCAAGACGACGACCACGTCCATGCTCGCCGTCGCCCTCACCACCCTCGGTCTGGACCCGTCCTACGCGATCGGCGGCGACCTGGAGGGCCCCGGCACCAACGCACGCCACGGCGAGGGCGACATCTTCGTCGCCGAGGCCGACGAGAGCGACCGCAGCTTCCACAAGTACGACCCGGACGTCGCGATCGTCCTCAACGCCGAGCTCGACCACCACGCCAACTACGCCTCGATGGACGAGATCTACGAGTCCTTCGAGACCTTCACCGGCAAGATCGTCCCCGGCGGCACCCTGGTCGTCTGCGCCGACCAGCCGGGCGCGGTCGAGCTGACACGCCGCGTCCGCGGCCTGCCGTCGCTCCGGGTCGTCACCTACGGCGAGCACGAGGACGCCGACGTCCGCGTCCACAGGATCACCCCGCGAGGCCTGACCAGCGAGGTCACCGTTCTGCTCGACGGCCGGTTCCTCACGTTCACCGTCTCCGTCCCCGGACGCCACTACGCCCTCAACGCGGTCGCCGCGCTCGCCGCCGGCGTCGCCCTCGGCATCCCCGCGCACAACCTGGCCTCCGCCCTCGGCAGCTACACCGGCGTCAAGCGCCGCCTCCAGCTCAAGGGTGAGGCGGCCGGCGTCCAGGTCATCGACTCCTACGCCCACCACCCCACCGAGATGACGGCGGACCTGGAGGCCATGCGCTCCGCCGCGGGCGGCTCGCGGCTCCTCGTCGTTTTCCAGCCGCACCTCTTCTCCCGGACCCAGGAACTCGGCAAGGAGATGGGCGACGCCCTCGCCCTCGCCGACGCCTCCGTGGTCCTGGACATCTACCCGGCCCGCGAGGACCCGATCCCCGGCGTCACCAGCGAGCTGATCATCGACGCGGCGAAGGCCGCCGGGGCCCGGGTGACCGCCGTCCACGAGAAGGCGGACGTCCCCGAGGTCGTCGCGGGAATGGCGGAGCCCGGTGATCTCGTTCTGACCATGGGCGCGGGCGACGTCACGGACCTCGGCCCGGCCGTCCTGGCCCGGCTGGCCGGCTGA
- the msrB gene encoding peptide-methionine (R)-S-oxide reductase MsrB → MAYEIEKPDEQWRAELSPAEYTVLRQAGTEPAFVGEYTDTRTAGTYACRACGAELFRSDTKFESHCGWPSFYDPKDSDAVELVEDRTHGMVRTEVRCSRCGSHLGHVFEGEGYPTPTDQRYCINSISLTLDPDRA, encoded by the coding sequence ATGGCGTACGAGATCGAGAAGCCCGACGAGCAGTGGCGGGCCGAGCTGAGCCCCGCGGAGTACACCGTGCTCCGCCAGGCCGGCACCGAGCCCGCCTTCGTCGGCGAGTACACCGACACCAGGACCGCCGGCACCTACGCGTGCCGCGCCTGCGGGGCGGAGCTGTTCCGCTCCGACACGAAGTTCGAGTCCCACTGCGGATGGCCGTCCTTCTACGACCCCAAGGACAGCGACGCGGTCGAACTGGTCGAGGACCGCACCCACGGCATGGTGCGCACCGAGGTCCGCTGCTCCCGCTGCGGGTCCCACCTCGGGCACGTCTTCGAGGGCGAGGGCTATCCGACCCCCACCGACCAGCGGTACTGCATCAACTCCATCTCGCTCACGCTGGACCCGGACCGGGCCTGA
- a CDS encoding NlpC/P60 family protein, whose translation MTTTSRRGLLAAFTVSAAALPLGVSAAPAARAAAAAAPAPLAAPSGLTSPRSSVTTAPLDASWFTGVTLGAALTATVLPGTPARTEVTSGGRRVALLTHGARTVVLPGPERTFTENKKPFADDFGRTLPDPALPEGERQYWGSSPGGGSWSTLGPAAADWSVTPGAGLVALTTDYASRHATVRDDRITDVDVRSTAAFDKVPAGQACSYALSFGYQDTHNHYRARLSFLTTGAVELRVEKEVADAVTQLVPAQTLATGVAAGTPWTIRVVREGNRIRVKAWRASGAEPSAWAVDTSDPVFSRGRVGLRVLAGDGCTNLPVTLAVSRFQVDAAAWDAPPAVTHGDWVRVLPEPFDGSWTPAVEQTVRGWAGSTAPDVLAFAAMFLPGAPDVVCGAGPAAGSRVLGASGYGYLDPRGLRYEGADFHEYMGIGWTFPDGTRTGPSQRQVGNLDCSGYTRMVFGHHLGVPLAAGEDTSGTRLPRRSRDMALHAPGVRVDRTDGTAPPAAAQLQPGDLVLFNADSGDDGQSATVDHVGIYLGRDTAGGRRFLSSRKTVDGPTMADLGGASLLDGTGTYARTLHTVHRL comes from the coding sequence ATGACCACCACCTCCCGGCGCGGCCTGCTGGCCGCCTTCACCGTCTCGGCCGCCGCGCTCCCGCTCGGCGTGTCGGCGGCCCCCGCGGCACGGGCCGCCGCGGCGGCGGCCCCGGCGCCGCTCGCGGCTCCGTCCGGCCTGACGTCCCCGCGCTCCTCCGTGACGACCGCACCGCTGGACGCCTCCTGGTTCACCGGCGTCACGCTCGGCGCCGCGCTGACCGCCACGGTGCTGCCCGGGACACCGGCCCGTACCGAGGTGACCTCGGGCGGCCGGCGGGTCGCGCTGCTCACGCACGGGGCCCGCACGGTCGTCCTGCCCGGCCCCGAGAGGACGTTCACCGAGAACAAGAAGCCCTTCGCGGACGACTTCGGGCGCACCCTGCCGGACCCGGCGCTGCCCGAGGGCGAGCGGCAGTACTGGGGCTCCTCCCCCGGCGGGGGCAGCTGGTCGACCCTCGGGCCCGCCGCCGCCGACTGGTCGGTGACGCCGGGCGCCGGTCTGGTCGCGCTGACCACGGACTACGCGAGCAGGCACGCCACCGTGCGCGACGACCGGATCACGGACGTCGACGTCCGGTCCACCGCGGCGTTCGACAAGGTGCCCGCCGGGCAGGCCTGCTCGTACGCGCTGTCCTTCGGCTACCAGGACACCCACAACCACTACCGGGCGCGGCTCTCCTTCCTCACCACGGGCGCCGTGGAGCTGCGCGTCGAGAAGGAGGTCGCCGACGCGGTCACCCAGCTGGTGCCCGCGCAGACGCTCGCGACGGGCGTGGCGGCGGGGACGCCGTGGACGATCCGGGTGGTCCGCGAAGGCAACCGGATCCGGGTGAAGGCCTGGCGGGCGTCCGGGGCGGAGCCCTCGGCGTGGGCGGTGGACACGTCCGACCCGGTGTTCTCCCGGGGACGGGTCGGGCTGCGCGTGCTGGCGGGCGACGGCTGCACCAACCTGCCGGTCACGCTGGCGGTCAGCCGGTTCCAGGTGGACGCCGCGGCGTGGGACGCCCCGCCGGCCGTGACCCACGGCGACTGGGTGCGCGTGCTGCCGGAGCCGTTCGACGGGAGCTGGACCCCGGCCGTCGAGCAGACGGTACGGGGCTGGGCCGGCTCGACCGCCCCCGACGTGCTCGCCTTCGCGGCCATGTTCCTGCCCGGCGCGCCCGACGTGGTCTGCGGGGCGGGCCCCGCCGCGGGCAGCCGGGTCCTCGGCGCGTCCGGCTACGGGTACCTGGATCCCCGGGGCCTGCGGTACGAGGGTGCCGACTTCCACGAGTACATGGGCATCGGCTGGACGTTCCCGGACGGCACCCGTACCGGGCCGTCGCAGCGGCAGGTGGGCAATCTGGACTGCTCGGGCTACACCCGGATGGTGTTCGGCCACCATCTGGGCGTCCCGCTGGCCGCCGGGGAGGACACCTCCGGCACCCGGCTGCCGCGCAGGTCCCGTGACATGGCCCTGCACGCGCCGGGGGTGCGGGTGGACCGCACCGACGGCACCGCTCCCCCGGCGGCGGCCCAGCTCCAGCCCGGTGACCTGGTCCTCTTCAACGCCGACTCGGGTGACGACGGCCAGTCCGCCACGGTGGACCACGTCGGGATCTACCTGGGCAGGGACACGGCGGGCGGCCGCCGCTTCCTCTCCAGCCGCAAGACCGTCGACGGCCCCACCATGGCCGACCTCGGCGGCGCCTCGCTGCTCGACGGCACCGGCACCTACGCCAGGACGCTGCACACGGTGCACCGCCTCTGA
- a CDS encoding response regulator: MVRVVLADDQPLVRAALQMVITDAPGIEVAGEAGNGAEAVALAESLRPDVVVMDVRMPVLDGIEATRRITERTAGTHVVVLTTFDDDEIVYGALRAGAAGFLVKDMALDDILAAVRTVAAGEGLIAPAVTRRLIREFARRPERAPEAARELAAITDREREVLTLVGSGLSNTEIAERLVISVATAKTYVTRLLSKLGARDRVQLVIIAYETGLVSASG, encoded by the coding sequence GTGGTCCGGGTGGTGCTCGCCGACGACCAGCCCCTGGTGCGCGCCGCGCTCCAGATGGTGATCACGGACGCGCCGGGCATCGAGGTGGCCGGCGAGGCGGGCAACGGCGCGGAGGCCGTCGCACTGGCGGAGAGCCTGCGGCCGGACGTCGTCGTGATGGATGTCAGGATGCCCGTGCTGGACGGGATCGAGGCGACGCGCCGGATCACGGAGCGGACCGCGGGGACGCATGTCGTCGTCCTGACCACCTTCGACGACGACGAGATCGTCTACGGGGCGCTGCGCGCCGGAGCCGCGGGCTTCCTGGTGAAGGACATGGCACTGGACGACATCCTCGCGGCGGTGCGGACCGTGGCGGCGGGCGAGGGCCTGATCGCGCCGGCGGTCACCCGCCGGCTGATCCGGGAGTTCGCGCGGCGCCCGGAACGCGCCCCGGAGGCTGCCCGTGAACTGGCGGCGATCACGGACCGCGAGCGCGAGGTGCTGACCCTGGTCGGCAGCGGCCTGTCCAACACCGAGATCGCCGAGCGCCTCGTCATCAGCGTCGCCACCGCCAAGACGTACGTCACCCGGCTGCTGTCGAAGCTCGGCGCCCGGGACCGGGTCCAGCTGGTGATCATCGCCTACGAGACGGGGCTGGTGTCCGCCTCCGGCTGA